A single Phoenix dactylifera cultivar Barhee BC4 chromosome 1, palm_55x_up_171113_PBpolish2nd_filt_p, whole genome shotgun sequence DNA region contains:
- the LOC103714719 gene encoding charged multivesicular body protein 7 has product MSSLAPPPSSPSSAAVEEAVRREVPDWDDEVASAARFKAFSGQRSDWEHRFLFWRDLILKVARTLGLCVVRSSEVKNVWFARGGLTPLCMDRVLHEMHSDGDILLKGDLIDPTSGHLYQMLRRVGHMIGVFRSSALQDNFEDFLILRPLLQERAAEIIRILNENHWTSACVITMGKFQSICKGSDEAATILSFLCECGKARYLSIRKEDFIEGVKLSLVPVSVSSISSLDYDTLHLNWTTEKLQQQLDVIDRRWEISRKMALASFKAGNKQAAYRHLRQSKLLSESRAKCTSLLERVEVVLGVIADAESTKKVSEAIQIGARAIKEHRISVEQVHLHLQELDEQVAAQKQVDEALESMPLQSVDIEDEDVEEEFKMLEMELADEMPQPQVVEPVIKGAEEVKAQESVDSLSKTLSKLNLEAV; this is encoded by the exons ATGAGCAGTTtggctcctcctccttcctctccttcgtCGGCGGCGGTGGAGGAAGCGGTGAGGAGAGAAGTGCCGGATTGGGACGACGAGGTGGCGTCGGCTGCGCGCTTCAAGGCCTTCAGCGGCCAGCGGTCGGATTGGGAGCACCGCTTCCTTTTCTGGAGGGATCTCATCCTCAAGGTCGCTCGTACCCTCGGCCTCTGCGTCGTCCGATCCTCCGAG GTCAAGAATGTTTGGTTTGCTCGTGGAGGTCTGACCCCCTTGTGCATGGATAGGGTTTTG CATGAAATGCATAGCGATGGTGATATCTTATTAAAAGGGGATCTAATTGATCCAACAAGTGGGCATCTATATCAGATGCTTAGGAGAGTGGGACACATGATAGGTGTCTTCAGATCATCAGCTTTACAAGATAACTTTGAAGATTTTCTCATCTTAAGGCCATTACTTCAG GAAAGAGCTGCTGAGATTATTAGGATTTTAAATGAGAACCATTGGACTTCTGCTTGTGTTATTACAATGGGAAAGTTCCAGAGCATTTGTAAGGGATCTGATGAAGCTGCGACAATCTTAAGTTTTCTGTGTGAATGTGGGAAGGCACGATACCTCTCGATCAGAAAGGAAGATTTTATTGAG GGTGTCAAACTTTCTCTCGTGCCAGTGTCTGTTTCCAGCATCTCAAGTCTTGACTATGATACTTTGCACTTGAATTGGACAACAGAAAAGTTGCAGCAACAACTTGATGTGATCGATCGCCGTTGGGAGAT ttcaagaaaaatggcattaGCTTCCTTTAAAGCAGGGAACAAGCAAGCTGCTTACAGGCATCTACGACAGTCCAAGTTATTATCAGAAAGCAGGGCTAAATGTACGTCACTTTTGGAACGGGTTGAAGTAGTTCTTGGTGTCATTGCAGATGCTGAATCCACAAAGAAG GTTTCTGAGGCTATCCAAATAGGTGCCCGAGCAATCAAGGAACACAGGATCAGCGTGGAACAAGTTCATCTCCATCTTCAAGAGCTAGATGAGCAAGTTGCAGCTCAAAAGCAAGTTGATGAAGCCTTGG AATCAATGCCACTTCAATCTGTGGATATTGAGGATGAAGATGTCGAAGAAGAGTTTAAGATGCTGGAAATGGAACTTGCAGACGAAATGCCTCAGCCTCAAGTTGTGGAACCCGTTATAAAAGGTGCGGAGGAAGTGAAGGCTCAAGAGTCTGTTGATTCCCTCAGCAAAACTCTGTCAAAACTCAATCTTGAGGCTGTTTAG